A single region of the Anaeromusa acidaminophila DSM 3853 genome encodes:
- a CDS encoding helix-turn-helix transcriptional regulator: MFADRLKEIRTEKGITQVQLAETMGVSKGTVAMWETGKREPNFETLNELSEIFDKRIDYILGYSNDASSPKMTEEDIEQLGVWAAEDSFNETVTAYLRLDEYGKAAVESLIRAEMVRCHEQETLLPASGFSVDIRLKKDVKDDAECK, from the coding sequence ATGTTTGCTGATAGACTGAAAGAAATTCGTACTGAAAAAGGCATTACGCAGGTTCAGCTTGCCGAAACGATGGGTGTATCCAAAGGCACAGTTGCCATGTGGGAAACAGGCAAACGGGAGCCGAACTTTGAAACGCTCAATGAGTTGTCCGAAATATTCGATAAGCGCATCGACTACATTTTAGGCTACTCCAACGATGCTTCTTCTCCGAAAATGACCGAGGAGGACATTGAGCAGCTTGGCGTGTGGGCAGCGGAAGACAGCTTCAATGAAACGGTGACCGCATACCTCAGGCTTGATGAATATGGCAAAGCTGCTGTCGAGAGCCTTATCCGCGCGGAAATGGTTAGATGCCATGAGCAGGAAACTCTGCTCCCGGCAAGCGGCTTTTCGGTAGATATCCGACTGAAAAAGGATGTGAAGGACGATGCCGAGTGTAAATAA